One region of Primulina tabacum isolate GXHZ01 chromosome 1, ASM2559414v2, whole genome shotgun sequence genomic DNA includes:
- the LOC142518463 gene encoding cytochrome P450 83B1-like — protein MFIIISFLLLSFSIFFLFYFFKPKYPKKISRLPPGPKGLPLVGNLHEFDPVHPHLYLHKLAKKYGPLMSMRFGFRPAIVISSARVAKIAFKNNDLTLAGRPTLIGLQKYSYNGHDITFSNYNDTWRELRKLSVIHLFSTKQVVSFYPIRRDEVSRMIKDMIKKSDSPEEINLSHAAFFLVNRIICRAGFGTNYDELGERRFDEVFKESQELAGAFYFGDFFPLLGWIDKLNGMSSRLDKNFRVLDDFYQGLVEDHLDPNRPESMKGDILDLMIKLKQDQTASVPIKWENVKGILMNVFVAGTDTSASTIVWAMTVLIKKPQTMKKAQEEVRYVVGTKGNVDEDDIQKLPYLKAIIKETLRLFPPVPLSVPRETLEKCTIDGYEIPAKTMVYVNTHAIGLDPEYWENPNEFMPDRFLNTTIDYKGQDFGLLPFGSGRRGCPGMNLGIATVELALANLLYSFDWDLPHGMKEEDVDMEVSPGLATSKKNDLCLVGKCYEYYK, from the exons ATGTTCATTATTATCTCTTTCCTTCTCCTATCTTTctcaatattttttcttttctatttctttaaaccAAAATATCCCAAGAAAATCTCTCGCCTCCCACCAGGTCCGAAAGGGCTCCCGCTGGTTGGGAACCTGCACGAATTCGACCCGGTGCATCCTCATCTCTACCTCCACAAACTTGCGAAAAAGTATGGCCCTCTCATGTCGATGAGATTTGGTTTTCGACCCGCGATAGTAATTTCTTCAGCGAGAGTGGCCAAAATAGCCTTCAAAAATAATGACCTAACACTCGCAGGCAGGCCAACACTTATTGGCTTACAAAAGTATTCTTACAATGGCCATGATATCACTTTCTCAAACTATAATGATACTTGGAGGGAACTGAGGAAACTAAGCGTAATCCATCTGTTCAGTACGAAACAGGTGGTTTCGTTCTATCCCATTCGAAGAGATGAAGTTTCGCGCATGATCAAAGATATGATCAAGAAATCCGATTCGCCTGAGGAGATAAACTTGAGCCACGCTGCATTCTTTTTAGTTAATAGGATCATATGTCGAGCTGGATTCGGTACAAACTACGACGAACTGGGTGAAAGAAGGTTTGATGAAGTTTTTAAAGAAAGTCAAGAATTAGCAGGAGCATTCTATTTTGGAGATTTTTTCCCTTTATTGGGTTGGATTGACAAATTAAATGGGATGAGTTCTAGACTCGATAAGAATTTTAGGGTTTTGGATGATTTTTATCAAGGACTTGTAGAAGATCATCTCGATCCAAATCGGCCGGAGTCGATGAAAGGGGACATTCTTGATTTGATGATTAAGCTGAAACAAGACCAAACAGCTTCAGTTCCTATTAAATGGGAAAATGTCAAAGGAATTCTCATG AACGTATTCGTCGCGGGAACAGATACAAGTGCATCAACGATAGTTTGGGCCATGACGGTTCTTATCAAGAAACCCCAAACAATGAAGAAAGCACAAGAAGAAGTTCGATATGTCGTAGGAACCAAAGGTAACGTAGATGAAGATGATATCCAAAAGCTTCCTTATCTAAAAGCAATCATCAAAGAAACACTAAGATTGTTTCCTCCAGTTCCACTCTCGGTTCCAAGAGAAACCTTAGAAAAGTGCACGATTGATGGGTACGAAATCCCAGCAAAAACCATGGTGTATGTGAACACTCATGCGATCGGTTTAGATCCCGAATATTGGGAAAACCCTAATGAATTCATGCCAGATCGATTCTTGAATACTACCATCGACTACAAGGGGCAAGATTTCGGATTGCTCCCATTCGGATCGGGTAGAAGAGGATGCCCCGGAATGAATCTTGGTATCGCAACTGTGGAGCTTGCACTTGCCAATCTTCTCTACTCATTTGACTGGGATTTGCCCCATGGAATGAAGGAAGAAGACGTTGACATGGAAGTATCCCCAGGACTTGCAACTTCCAAGAAAAATGATCTCTGCCTTGTGGGAAAATGCTATGAATATTATAAGTAA